In the genome of Daucus carota subsp. sativus chromosome 9, DH1 v3.0, whole genome shotgun sequence, the window CTTTTTGAAGTATCAGAGTCTTTATATCCAGCCAACCATTCTTTTAGAGTTCAGGTCACTGAAACATCCTTACATGCAAAGCATGTAGACTTTAGTTGAAATTCATCACCTTTGGTTGATATGAGAAACATACATTATCACAATTTTTTCCCACTGCATGAAAATTACTAGGCAGACATAAATGGTATTACTTATGTAAATTTAATAACTAGATTATtggaaaaatatattaccacACCTAAACTTGGAGTTTGTGTGCGTGCATCACTGTAGAATTCTATACTGTTACAGACATGCTCTCTTACAATTTACAAGCAACACTCCTTATCAGTCTCTTGGCTACTGTGTTTATATGTTTACTACCTAGCAAGGAAAAAAAGACCATATATATTCTATAGTAGTGAAGATTTAACAGACATCATGATAAGTCTGAATCTGGTTTTTCAGTGGCTTGCCGTTCTTTAAGCAATCTATTGGAGGTACTGTCTCGGAGTACAATTCTCCAAATGTACGCCAGCAGAACGGATCATACATGTGGTAGCGTTCTTGCAGAGGTTTTAGTTCTATGGTGTTTAAGGTAACCTCTGTACACGGAAGGCTGTCACTGCAGGCAAAGTGCACAGGTTTTACTGTATATGTTCCTCTTATCCTTTCATATGTGATTCCTGATAAAGCCACAGCAGTTGTTTGGTTCTTGCACTTGCTTTTGTCGCAGTAGAATTGGTCAATTATGATTGGAACTTGGACTTCGGAAACTTGAATATTTGAGAATAATACTCCTTGCACAGAACCCGAACCACCCTGTATAGTAGCCGAGTTAGCTAAATTGCTTGTCATTCAAAAATGAGGCAATTTGTACATGAAGGATCTAAAAATTATGTgctattttcataatatttagaTAAACTGTAAAGGGTTTACATTCATACCTGCCAGGTCTTTATTCTTACACCATTCATTGTGTTATGCATGTTGACGTCTCTAACAGTAATGTTTGCCACACATGCTTTTGTGTTATCTTTTCCTAACCCTCCTATGCTGATCCCATGTCCTGGTCCGCAATTGACATTGTGAATATATACATTTGAACATCCAGTCTGTATTGAGATACAGTCATCTCCTGCACACACAATAAAAGGTATCATAATACGTGCTTATCGTAGTCTCCATGCGCAAGCACATTATTTGTTTGTGACACATGAGATTAGTTCTATGTTCCCTGAATTGCTAAGAGATGAATATGGCTGAAACTTTAACCTTGGCAAGTGACACAAGATTCTGGTAAGTTGTAGATTAAGAATGACAGTATTGATGATATCTGGGGGATTTGTTAAAATTACTTATTTTACTGTAatatgtcgcagagttgatccTTATATACGTACTAATCACACTGAAATTTGCTTATTGACGCCTATCATACTATAATTTGACATCGAATGAGGTGTTACACAGACAAAACAACAGTTGTGCCTTACCGCAAGCAAGGTTTGTATTGTGGATTACCACTTCTCTTGAGTTCTGTAAGTGAATTCCATCAGTATTAGGGCTATCTGCTGGAGACAAAACGTTCATGCTGTACACTGAAACTCCCACACAATTGTCAAACTTGAGATGGCACTGGGGGCTGTTTCGAATTGTTATTCCAGTGACTGTCACATTAAAACTCCCGTAAAACCTCAGTGCCTGTGCAGCAGAAGGATCTGTTAGGTTTATTGACAAGGTTTAACTTTCAAAAAACTGCACTACGAATAGGCTGGAGCAGTCCTTACAGTTGGCTTGATGTTTGGCATCTTCCCAACAAGTGAGCTGCTTACCTGTCACAAATTATATGGGAGCAATATATATCAAATGGCTCGTAgattttagataattttttatgaaagatcAGGTAAGTAGTTACAGGAGTTTGTAGATTCTCTGCAACTGAGTTGTTCAATGGAACAATTAGTTCAACTTCGCCATCTAGAGGATCATTTGATGAGTAGTCTTGCCACCAAATCGCTCCTCTGCCATCAATAAAGCCCTTCCCCTGAACTGTGATTCCTACTAGTTTCGTAAATTCAAGCCATTGATAAAGACCAGAGCCAAAAGGCTTGAAGTTTGTTGGAGCTAATATTGTACCATCAAGCTGTAAAAATACACAATTTTAGCATACTAAACTGCTAGGTGCTAGTTGACAGCCCTTTCCATGATGAAATATGTAAATACAATGAGAATGTATACAAGGCCAATCACGAAGTCGAT includes:
- the LOC108201766 gene encoding polygalacturonase At1g48100 translates to MSAQLHGLEELILFKLQISPPLSAETIFFSFKMSPFTFKSLTLVLLVSLLIWSATFGTCNARRGKHWRQSRRFRTSMYKKKEKNHGSNHQHNHGSRSKPKISPPATPGPPKTGHNSAVIFDVLHFGAKGDGKTDDTKAFQAAWAAACKVEASTIIIPSKYEFLVGPISFSGPYCQHNIVFQLDGTILAPTNFKPFGSGLYQWLEFTKLVGITVQGKGFIDGRGAIWWQDYSSNDPLDGEVELIVPLNNSVAENLQTPVSSSLVGKMPNIKPTALRFYGSFNVTVTGITIRNSPQCHLKFDNCVGVSVYSMNVLSPADSPNTDGIHLQNSREVVIHNTNLACGDDCISIQTGCSNVYIHNVNCGPGHGISIGGLGKDNTKACVANITVRDVNMHNTMNGVRIKTWQGGSGSVQGVLFSNIQVSEVQVPIIIDQFYCDKSKCKNQTTAVALSGITYERIRGTYTVKPVHFACSDSLPCTEVTLNTIELKPLQERYHMYDPFCWRTFGELYSETVPPIDCLKNGKPLKNQIQTYHDVC